A single genomic interval of Daucus carota subsp. sativus chromosome 1, DH1 v3.0, whole genome shotgun sequence harbors:
- the LOC108204906 gene encoding mechanosensitive ion channel protein 10 isoform X3 yields MAANVGNSKTGEISMLETKRSGDVVVMVSGQEKDVKNSPRQEKDVKNSPRRLSSDSHFEGVKFVPMGTPSPENARFAPSPNRPPKIPTKESTAPRKALARSVYSKPKSRFGEQPISVESYMLEEDSNFMQDCLKSSGNSPARNMSTQASPNSRAASAHNSFKDMNRNVSINTPRTPLMASPGGVIVDEDEEIYKKVSNRNKLKYKKVKIKVLIDWIVFLVILGSLISCLTIDKLEHTRIWGLELWKWSLLVMVTFSGMLFTTWFMHFVVLVIEMNYLFRKKVLYFVHGLKKSAQVCLWWTLILITWLSLFNNGVHRSATATKVLDYITWTIVSVLICSFLWLFKTLLLKVLASSFHVTTFFDRVQESIFHQYVLQVLSGPPLMAGRADSGSQFSFRSKKIGKKGKEDTKKAVIDINKLHQIKQEKVSAWTMKILVDVISNSGLSTISSSLDETDYYGNNEQTDKEITSEMEAIAAAYHIYSNVAQPGSMYIYELDLRRFMLKEEVDLVFPLIDVAEMGQIDKKALTEWVVKVYNGRKALAHALNDTKTAVKQLNTLVTVILIVIVFVVWLLLVEIATTKVLLFLSSQLVAAAFLFGNTCKTIFEAIIFVFVMHPFDVGDRCVIDGVQMIVEEMNILTTVFLRYDMEKIYYPNSVLATKPISNFYRSPDMGDSLEFSICFTTPVEKIGSLREKIKKYLERTPQYWHPNHNLVVKEIENVNKIKMALFFNHTMNFQEFGEKNRRRSELVIEMKKIFEELGIKYNLLPQEVQVVNSDAAR; encoded by the exons ATGGCTGCAAATGTTGGTAATTCGAAAACTGGGGAAATTAGTATGCTGGAGACCAAGAGAAGTGGTGATGTTGTTGTTATGGTGTCTGGACAAGAAAAAGATGTGAAGAACTCGCCCAGACAAGAAAAAGATGTGAAGAACTCGCCACGGAGGCTTTCGAGCGATTCCCATTTTGAAGGTGTGAAGTTTGTGCCAATGGGAACTCCTTCGCCTGAGAATGCTAGGTTTGCTCCGAGTCCCAATAGGCCTCCCAAAATTCCGACAAAGGAGAGCACTGCCCCGCGGAAAGCACTTGCCAGGTCAGTGTACTCAAAACCCAAGTCGAGATTTGGAGAGCAGCCTATTTCAGTTGAGTCATATATGCTTGAAGAAGATAGCAATTTTATGcaagattgtttaaaatctagtGGTAATTCGCCTGCTAGAAATATGTCTACTCAAGCCTCGCCTAATAGTAGAGCTGCTTCAGCTCATAATTCATTTAAAGATATGAATAGAAATGTCTCTATTAATACTCCTAGGACGCCTTTGATGGCATCTCCTGGGGGTGTTATCGTGGATGAGGATGAAGAGATTTACAAGAAAGTGAGTAATCGGAATAAGCTGAAGTATAAGAAGGTGAAAATTAAGGTTTTGATAGATTGGATAGTGTTTCTAGTGATTTTGGGAAGTTTGATTTCGTGCTTGACCATTGATAAATTGGAACATACAAGGATATGGGGTTTGGAGTTGTGGAAATGGTCTTTGCTTGTAATGGTCACTTTTTCTGGTATGTTATTCACTACTTGGTTTATGCATTTTGTGGTATTGGTGATTGAGATGAACTATTTGTTCAGAAAAAAAGTGTTGTATTTCGTTCACGGCTTAAAGAAGAGTGCCCAGGTCTGTCTTTGGTGGACATTAATACTTATAACTTGGCTTTCGTTGTTCAACAATGGGGTTCATCGATCAGCTACTGCGACAAAGGTTTTGGATTATATTACGTGGACTATAGTTTCTGTGCTCATCTGCTCATTCTTGTGGCTCTTTAAGACATTGCTTCTTAAGGTGTTGGCTTCTTCTTTCCATGTAACCACATTCTTTGatagagttcaagaatcaatcttCCATCAATATGTTCTCCAGGTCCTATCAGGGCCTCCACTGATGGCAGGAAGAGCAGACAGTGGCAGTCAATTTAGTTTCCGAAGTAAAAAGATAGGCAAGAAAGGGAAAGAAGATACCAAGAAGGCAGTAATTGACATAAACAAACTGCACCAGATAAAGCAAGAAAAAGTTTCTGCTTGGACAATGAAGATATTGGTAGATGTGATATCTAATTCAGGGTTGTCCACCATTTCCAGTTCTCTAGATGAAACTGATTATTACGGTAACAATGAACAGACTGATAAGGAGATAACTAGTGAGATGGAAGCAATTGCGGCTGCCTATCACATATACAGCAATGTTGCTCAGCCTGGTTCCAT GTACATTTATGAATTGGATCTGAGGAGATTCATGCTTAAGGAGGAGGTTGATCTTGTGTTTCCTCTGATAGATGTAGCTGAAATGGGACAGATAGACAAGAAAGCTTTGACGGAATGGGTG GTGAAGGTTTATAATGGTCGAAAAGCTCTAGCACATGCATTAAATGACACCAAAACAGCTGTGAAGCAATTGAATACCCTTGTTACTGTGATCTTAATCGTTATCGTTTTTGTAGTCTGGTTACTCTTGGTGGAAATTGCAACAACCAAAGTACTCCTCTTCCTTTCATCGCAGCTTGTTGCAGCAGCCTTTTTATTTGGAAACACTTGCAAAACAATATTTGAAGCTATCATATTTGTATTTGTGATGCATCCATTTGATGTCGGTGATCGTTGTGTCATTGATGGTGTACAG ATGATAGTTGAAGAAATGAACATTTTAACAACAGTCTTCTTAAGATATGATATGGAGAAGATATACTATCCAAATTCAGTCTTGGCTACTAAGCCCATTAGCAATTTCTACAGAAGCCCGGATATGGGAGATTCATTGGAGTTCTCTATTTGCTTCACAACCCCAGTGGAGAAGATTGGGTCTCTAAGAGAGAAGATCAAGAA GTATTTAGAGAGAACTCCCCAGTACTGGCATCCGAACCACAATTTGGTGGTGAAGGAGATTGAAAATGTAAACAAGATAAAGATGGCACTGTTTTTCAATCACACAATGAACTTTCAAGAATTTGGAGAGAAGAACCGGCGAAGATCTGAACTGGTCatagaaatgaaaaaaatatttgaagagcTGGGTATCAAATACAATCTACTTCCGCAGGAAGTTCAAGTTGTGAATTCAGATGCGGCCAGATGA
- the LOC108204906 gene encoding mechanosensitive ion channel protein 10 isoform X2, translating to MDSSRLRGLMAANVGNSKTGEISMLETKRSGDVVVMVSGQEKDVKNSPRQEKDVKNSPRRLSSDSHFEGVKFVPMGTPSPENARFAPSPNRPPKIPTKESTAPRKALARSVYSKPKSRFGEQPISVESYMLEEDSNFMQDCLKSSGNSPARNMSTQASPNSRAASAHNSFKDMNRNVSINTPRTPLMASPGGVIVDEDEEIYKKVSNRNKLKYKKVKIKVLIDWIVFLVILGSLISCLTIDKLEHTRIWGLELWKWSLLVMVTFSGMLFTTWFMHFVVLVIEMNYLFRKKVLYFVHGLKKSAQVCLWWTLILITWLSLFNNGVHRSATATKVLDYITWTIVSVLICSFLWLFKTLLLKVLASSFHVTTFFDRVQESIFHQYVLQVLSGPPLMAGRADSGSQFSFRSKKIGKKGKEDTKKAVIDINKLHQIKQEKVSAWTMKILVDVISNSGLSTISSSLDETDYYGNNEQTDKEITSEMEAIAAAYHIYSNVAQPGSMYIYELDLRRFMLKEEVDLVFPLIDVAEMGQIDKKALTEWVVKVYNGRKALAHALNDTKTAVKQLNTLVTVILIVIVFVVWLLLVEIATTKVLLFLSSQLVAAAFLFGNTCKTIFEAIIFVFVMHPFDVGDRCVIDGVQMIVEEMNILTTVFLRYDMEKIYYPNSVLATKPISNFYRSPDMGDSLEFSICFTTPVEKIGSLREKIKKYLERTPQYWHPNHNLVVKEIENVNKIKMALFFNHTMNFQEFGEKNRRRSELVIEMKKIFEELGIKYNLLPQEVQVVNSDAAR from the exons ATGGACAGCTCAAGACTCAG GGGTTTAATGGCTGCAAATGTTGGTAATTCGAAAACTGGGGAAATTAGTATGCTGGAGACCAAGAGAAGTGGTGATGTTGTTGTTATGGTGTCTGGACAAGAAAAAGATGTGAAGAACTCGCCCAGACAAGAAAAAGATGTGAAGAACTCGCCACGGAGGCTTTCGAGCGATTCCCATTTTGAAGGTGTGAAGTTTGTGCCAATGGGAACTCCTTCGCCTGAGAATGCTAGGTTTGCTCCGAGTCCCAATAGGCCTCCCAAAATTCCGACAAAGGAGAGCACTGCCCCGCGGAAAGCACTTGCCAGGTCAGTGTACTCAAAACCCAAGTCGAGATTTGGAGAGCAGCCTATTTCAGTTGAGTCATATATGCTTGAAGAAGATAGCAATTTTATGcaagattgtttaaaatctagtGGTAATTCGCCTGCTAGAAATATGTCTACTCAAGCCTCGCCTAATAGTAGAGCTGCTTCAGCTCATAATTCATTTAAAGATATGAATAGAAATGTCTCTATTAATACTCCTAGGACGCCTTTGATGGCATCTCCTGGGGGTGTTATCGTGGATGAGGATGAAGAGATTTACAAGAAAGTGAGTAATCGGAATAAGCTGAAGTATAAGAAGGTGAAAATTAAGGTTTTGATAGATTGGATAGTGTTTCTAGTGATTTTGGGAAGTTTGATTTCGTGCTTGACCATTGATAAATTGGAACATACAAGGATATGGGGTTTGGAGTTGTGGAAATGGTCTTTGCTTGTAATGGTCACTTTTTCTGGTATGTTATTCACTACTTGGTTTATGCATTTTGTGGTATTGGTGATTGAGATGAACTATTTGTTCAGAAAAAAAGTGTTGTATTTCGTTCACGGCTTAAAGAAGAGTGCCCAGGTCTGTCTTTGGTGGACATTAATACTTATAACTTGGCTTTCGTTGTTCAACAATGGGGTTCATCGATCAGCTACTGCGACAAAGGTTTTGGATTATATTACGTGGACTATAGTTTCTGTGCTCATCTGCTCATTCTTGTGGCTCTTTAAGACATTGCTTCTTAAGGTGTTGGCTTCTTCTTTCCATGTAACCACATTCTTTGatagagttcaagaatcaatcttCCATCAATATGTTCTCCAGGTCCTATCAGGGCCTCCACTGATGGCAGGAAGAGCAGACAGTGGCAGTCAATTTAGTTTCCGAAGTAAAAAGATAGGCAAGAAAGGGAAAGAAGATACCAAGAAGGCAGTAATTGACATAAACAAACTGCACCAGATAAAGCAAGAAAAAGTTTCTGCTTGGACAATGAAGATATTGGTAGATGTGATATCTAATTCAGGGTTGTCCACCATTTCCAGTTCTCTAGATGAAACTGATTATTACGGTAACAATGAACAGACTGATAAGGAGATAACTAGTGAGATGGAAGCAATTGCGGCTGCCTATCACATATACAGCAATGTTGCTCAGCCTGGTTCCAT GTACATTTATGAATTGGATCTGAGGAGATTCATGCTTAAGGAGGAGGTTGATCTTGTGTTTCCTCTGATAGATGTAGCTGAAATGGGACAGATAGACAAGAAAGCTTTGACGGAATGGGTG GTGAAGGTTTATAATGGTCGAAAAGCTCTAGCACATGCATTAAATGACACCAAAACAGCTGTGAAGCAATTGAATACCCTTGTTACTGTGATCTTAATCGTTATCGTTTTTGTAGTCTGGTTACTCTTGGTGGAAATTGCAACAACCAAAGTACTCCTCTTCCTTTCATCGCAGCTTGTTGCAGCAGCCTTTTTATTTGGAAACACTTGCAAAACAATATTTGAAGCTATCATATTTGTATTTGTGATGCATCCATTTGATGTCGGTGATCGTTGTGTCATTGATGGTGTACAG ATGATAGTTGAAGAAATGAACATTTTAACAACAGTCTTCTTAAGATATGATATGGAGAAGATATACTATCCAAATTCAGTCTTGGCTACTAAGCCCATTAGCAATTTCTACAGAAGCCCGGATATGGGAGATTCATTGGAGTTCTCTATTTGCTTCACAACCCCAGTGGAGAAGATTGGGTCTCTAAGAGAGAAGATCAAGAA GTATTTAGAGAGAACTCCCCAGTACTGGCATCCGAACCACAATTTGGTGGTGAAGGAGATTGAAAATGTAAACAAGATAAAGATGGCACTGTTTTTCAATCACACAATGAACTTTCAAGAATTTGGAGAGAAGAACCGGCGAAGATCTGAACTGGTCatagaaatgaaaaaaatatttgaagagcTGGGTATCAAATACAATCTACTTCCGCAGGAAGTTCAAGTTGTGAATTCAGATGCGGCCAGATGA
- the LOC108204906 gene encoding mechanosensitive ion channel protein 10 isoform X1 encodes MNGQLKTQVRGLMAANVGNSKTGEISMLETKRSGDVVVMVSGQEKDVKNSPRQEKDVKNSPRRLSSDSHFEGVKFVPMGTPSPENARFAPSPNRPPKIPTKESTAPRKALARSVYSKPKSRFGEQPISVESYMLEEDSNFMQDCLKSSGNSPARNMSTQASPNSRAASAHNSFKDMNRNVSINTPRTPLMASPGGVIVDEDEEIYKKVSNRNKLKYKKVKIKVLIDWIVFLVILGSLISCLTIDKLEHTRIWGLELWKWSLLVMVTFSGMLFTTWFMHFVVLVIEMNYLFRKKVLYFVHGLKKSAQVCLWWTLILITWLSLFNNGVHRSATATKVLDYITWTIVSVLICSFLWLFKTLLLKVLASSFHVTTFFDRVQESIFHQYVLQVLSGPPLMAGRADSGSQFSFRSKKIGKKGKEDTKKAVIDINKLHQIKQEKVSAWTMKILVDVISNSGLSTISSSLDETDYYGNNEQTDKEITSEMEAIAAAYHIYSNVAQPGSMYIYELDLRRFMLKEEVDLVFPLIDVAEMGQIDKKALTEWVVKVYNGRKALAHALNDTKTAVKQLNTLVTVILIVIVFVVWLLLVEIATTKVLLFLSSQLVAAAFLFGNTCKTIFEAIIFVFVMHPFDVGDRCVIDGVQMIVEEMNILTTVFLRYDMEKIYYPNSVLATKPISNFYRSPDMGDSLEFSICFTTPVEKIGSLREKIKKYLERTPQYWHPNHNLVVKEIENVNKIKMALFFNHTMNFQEFGEKNRRRSELVIEMKKIFEELGIKYNLLPQEVQVVNSDAAR; translated from the exons ATGAATGGACAGCTCAAGACTCAG GTTAGGGGTTTAATGGCTGCAAATGTTGGTAATTCGAAAACTGGGGAAATTAGTATGCTGGAGACCAAGAGAAGTGGTGATGTTGTTGTTATGGTGTCTGGACAAGAAAAAGATGTGAAGAACTCGCCCAGACAAGAAAAAGATGTGAAGAACTCGCCACGGAGGCTTTCGAGCGATTCCCATTTTGAAGGTGTGAAGTTTGTGCCAATGGGAACTCCTTCGCCTGAGAATGCTAGGTTTGCTCCGAGTCCCAATAGGCCTCCCAAAATTCCGACAAAGGAGAGCACTGCCCCGCGGAAAGCACTTGCCAGGTCAGTGTACTCAAAACCCAAGTCGAGATTTGGAGAGCAGCCTATTTCAGTTGAGTCATATATGCTTGAAGAAGATAGCAATTTTATGcaagattgtttaaaatctagtGGTAATTCGCCTGCTAGAAATATGTCTACTCAAGCCTCGCCTAATAGTAGAGCTGCTTCAGCTCATAATTCATTTAAAGATATGAATAGAAATGTCTCTATTAATACTCCTAGGACGCCTTTGATGGCATCTCCTGGGGGTGTTATCGTGGATGAGGATGAAGAGATTTACAAGAAAGTGAGTAATCGGAATAAGCTGAAGTATAAGAAGGTGAAAATTAAGGTTTTGATAGATTGGATAGTGTTTCTAGTGATTTTGGGAAGTTTGATTTCGTGCTTGACCATTGATAAATTGGAACATACAAGGATATGGGGTTTGGAGTTGTGGAAATGGTCTTTGCTTGTAATGGTCACTTTTTCTGGTATGTTATTCACTACTTGGTTTATGCATTTTGTGGTATTGGTGATTGAGATGAACTATTTGTTCAGAAAAAAAGTGTTGTATTTCGTTCACGGCTTAAAGAAGAGTGCCCAGGTCTGTCTTTGGTGGACATTAATACTTATAACTTGGCTTTCGTTGTTCAACAATGGGGTTCATCGATCAGCTACTGCGACAAAGGTTTTGGATTATATTACGTGGACTATAGTTTCTGTGCTCATCTGCTCATTCTTGTGGCTCTTTAAGACATTGCTTCTTAAGGTGTTGGCTTCTTCTTTCCATGTAACCACATTCTTTGatagagttcaagaatcaatcttCCATCAATATGTTCTCCAGGTCCTATCAGGGCCTCCACTGATGGCAGGAAGAGCAGACAGTGGCAGTCAATTTAGTTTCCGAAGTAAAAAGATAGGCAAGAAAGGGAAAGAAGATACCAAGAAGGCAGTAATTGACATAAACAAACTGCACCAGATAAAGCAAGAAAAAGTTTCTGCTTGGACAATGAAGATATTGGTAGATGTGATATCTAATTCAGGGTTGTCCACCATTTCCAGTTCTCTAGATGAAACTGATTATTACGGTAACAATGAACAGACTGATAAGGAGATAACTAGTGAGATGGAAGCAATTGCGGCTGCCTATCACATATACAGCAATGTTGCTCAGCCTGGTTCCAT GTACATTTATGAATTGGATCTGAGGAGATTCATGCTTAAGGAGGAGGTTGATCTTGTGTTTCCTCTGATAGATGTAGCTGAAATGGGACAGATAGACAAGAAAGCTTTGACGGAATGGGTG GTGAAGGTTTATAATGGTCGAAAAGCTCTAGCACATGCATTAAATGACACCAAAACAGCTGTGAAGCAATTGAATACCCTTGTTACTGTGATCTTAATCGTTATCGTTTTTGTAGTCTGGTTACTCTTGGTGGAAATTGCAACAACCAAAGTACTCCTCTTCCTTTCATCGCAGCTTGTTGCAGCAGCCTTTTTATTTGGAAACACTTGCAAAACAATATTTGAAGCTATCATATTTGTATTTGTGATGCATCCATTTGATGTCGGTGATCGTTGTGTCATTGATGGTGTACAG ATGATAGTTGAAGAAATGAACATTTTAACAACAGTCTTCTTAAGATATGATATGGAGAAGATATACTATCCAAATTCAGTCTTGGCTACTAAGCCCATTAGCAATTTCTACAGAAGCCCGGATATGGGAGATTCATTGGAGTTCTCTATTTGCTTCACAACCCCAGTGGAGAAGATTGGGTCTCTAAGAGAGAAGATCAAGAA GTATTTAGAGAGAACTCCCCAGTACTGGCATCCGAACCACAATTTGGTGGTGAAGGAGATTGAAAATGTAAACAAGATAAAGATGGCACTGTTTTTCAATCACACAATGAACTTTCAAGAATTTGGAGAGAAGAACCGGCGAAGATCTGAACTGGTCatagaaatgaaaaaaatatttgaagagcTGGGTATCAAATACAATCTACTTCCGCAGGAAGTTCAAGTTGTGAATTCAGATGCGGCCAGATGA